In a genomic window of Canis lupus familiaris isolate Mischka breed German Shepherd chromosome 13, alternate assembly UU_Cfam_GSD_1.0, whole genome shotgun sequence:
- the LOC119876934 gene encoding glycosyl-phosphatidylinositol-anchored molecule-like protein: MLFWTLLLAVGLPLVSNQNESVSAWTYSLKCHDCWDINNFNCPQIRTCPYHIRRCLTISIRLNVRELFVYKNCTYNCTFVYRSEEPPEAIRIMKTNSFYFVRCCNAMTCNEGGPTNLERDIIPDYPIEEELEGAVRLGESTFFLSVASILVSNTLT; encoded by the exons ATGCTCTTCTGGACCTTGCTCCTCGCCGTCGGGTTGCCCTTGGTCAGCAATCAAAACGAATCCGTGTCCGCTT GGACCTATAGTTTGAAATGCCACGATTGCTGGGATATCAACAATTTCAACTGTCCTCAAATTAGGACGTGTCCCTATCACATCCGGCGCTGTTTGACCATCTCTATCC GTTTGAATGTTCGGGAACTCTTCGTTTACAAGAACTGTACATACAACTGCACGTTTGTATACCGATCTGAAGAACCTCCTGAAGCCATTAGAATTATGAAAACtaatagtttctattttgttcGTTGTTGTAATGCTATGACTTGCAATGAGGGGGGACCTACCAATTTGGAGAGGGATATCATCCCGGATTACCCAATTGAGGAAGAGTTAGAAGGAGCCGTGCGCTTGGGGGAGTCCACATTTTTCCTGAGCGTTGCTTCCATCCTCGTCAGCAACACACTGACATGA